The proteins below are encoded in one region of Homo sapiens chromosome 2, GRCh38.p14 Primary Assembly:
- the ASPRV1 gene encoding retroviral-like aspartic protease 1 encodes MAGSGARSEEGRRQHAFVPEPFDGANVVPNLWLHSFEVINDLNHWDHITKLRFLKESLRGEALGVYNRLSPQDQGDYGTVKEALLKAFGVPGAAPSHLPKEIVFANSMGKGYYLKGKIGKVPVRFLVDSGAQVSVVHPNLWEEVTDGDLDTLQPFENVVKVANGAEMKILGVWDTAVSLGKLKLKAQFLVANASAEEAIIGTDVLQDHNAILDFEHRTCTLKGKKFRLLPVGGSLEDEFDLELIEEDPSSEEGRQELSH; translated from the coding sequence ATGGCCGGGAGCGGAGCCAGGAGTGAGGAAGGCCGCCGGCAGCATGCCTTCGTCCCGGAACCTTTTGATGGGGCCAATGTCGTCCCAAACCTCTGGCTGCACAGCTTTGAAGTCATCAATGACCTCAACCATTGGGACCATATCACCAAGCTAAGGTTCCTGAAAGAGTCCCTCAGAGGAGAGGCCCTGGGTGTCTACAATAGGCTCAGTCCCCAGGACCAGGGAGACTATGGGACTGTGAAAGAGGCCCTCCTGAAGGCCTTTGGGGTCCCTGGGGCTGCCCCCAGCCACCTGCCCAAAGAGATCGTCTTTGCCAACAGCATGGGTAAGGGCTACTATCTCAAGGGGAAGATTGGCAAAGTGCCCGTGAGGTTCCTGGTGGACTCTGGGGCCCAGGTCTCTGTGGTCCACCCAAACTTGTGGGAGGAGGTCACTGATGGCGATCTGGACACCCTGCAGCCCTTTGAGAATGTGGTAAAGGTGGCCAATGGTGCTGAAATGAAGATCCTGGGTGTCTGGGATACAGCGGTGTCCCTAGGCAAGCTGAAGCTGAAGGCACAGTTCCTAGTGGCCAATGCGAGTGCCGAGGAAGCCATCATTGGCACTGATGTGCTCCAGGACCACAATGCTATCCTGGACTTTGAGCACCGCACATGCACCCTGAAAGGGAAGAAGTTTCGCCTTCTGCCTGTGGGAGGGTCCCTGGAAGATGAGTTTGACCTGGAGCTCATAGAGGAGGACCCCTCCTCAGAAGAAGGGCGGCAGGAGCTATCCCACTGA